The Salvia splendens isolate huo1 chromosome 20, SspV2, whole genome shotgun sequence nucleotide sequence TAGGAACTCCAAGCAGAGTGGAAGGTGCAACTTTTGAAGCACTCGCACTTGATGCACTTCAGTTGCATGAGCTGGCTTTCCCAACACGTTCCTTACCACTTGGTAGTGCTGAGGCTGTAGCACTGCCTAATCCAGGTGATTATCACTGGAGAAAAGGTGGTGAGATCCACTTAAATGACCCCCTTGCCATTTCAAAGTTACAAGAGGCTACTAGATCCAACAGTGTAGCTGCCTATAAAGAGTACTCTAAACGCGTTCAAGAATTGAATAAGTCATGTAATTTGAGAGGGCTTCTGAAATTTAAGGAAGCTGAGGTAAAGGTTCCTCTTGAAGAAGTTGAACCAGTTAGTGAGATTGTAAAACGTTTTTGTACCGGAGCAATGAGCTATGGTTCTATCTCGTTGGAGGCTCACACAACACTTGCTAAAGCAATGAACCAGATTGGGGGAAAGTCGAACACTGGTAAGCTACGGTTGTTTTATGCGTCTATTACTTGTTCATTGTTGTTTTTGCAATGCATAAAATTTCATctaagatatttttttttgccttttgcAAACAGGTGAGGGAGGTGAAGAACCATCTCGTATGGAACCTCTTGCTGATGGCTCAAGGAATCCAAAGAGAAGTGCCATAAAGCAGGTTGCAAGTGGAAGATTTGGAGTTTCCAGCTATTATCTTACAAATGCAGATGAGTTACAGATAAAAATGGCACAGGTATGCTTTCATATGTTATACTTTTCATCTAAGGGGGGTTTTCCATGGTCTGTGCTGTATCCTTGTCATGCCTATCCTTTATCTCCTGTGCGTGGGTAGGACAACGGTTTCTTTTGTTTATGAATTTGCGTTCATGGACAGATGATGCCGTGTCAGCAAAGCACCTTGTGGTGTCTTTGCATCATTTAGTGATACCTGCATTTGGCATTTGGTGAGATTCATTTCACATGTATCATATGCAAATGATTTGTAGTTTTTAACATTTGAGATTTCATGATGCAGGGAGCAAAGCCTGGCGAAGGAGGTGAACTTCCAGGACATAAGGTAATTGGTGACATTGCTATAACTAGGAATTCTACAGCTGGTGTGGGACTTATCAGTCCTCCTCCCCATCATGACATTTACTCCATTGAAGATCTAGCACAATTGATTCATGACCTCAAGGTATATTTCCATGCCCCATCAGTTTTACAACCTCTTTAATAATTTTCTTGAAAGTGGATATCTTAGCTATGATTGGCTATTGGGTTTACACTTATACATTGGTTGTATCCGATTCTCATAAATTTGCTGTTATATTTATTGTAGAACGCAAATCCTGATGCCCGCATAAGTGTCAAGTTGGTTTCTGAAGCTGGCGTTGGAGTGATTGCCAGTGGGGTTGTTAAGGGTCATGCTGATCATGTCTTAATCTCCGGCCACGATGGAGGTACAGGGGCTTCAAGATGGACGGGCATCAAAAGTGCTGGTGTACCTTGGGAACTTGGTCTAGCAGAGACACACCAAACCTTAGTGGCTAATGATCTTCGTGGTCGAACTGTTCTTCAGACTGATGGCCAACTGAAGACTGGGCGAGATGTGGCTGTTGCTGCACTTCTTGGTGCAGAGGAGTTTGGTTTCAGCACTGCTCCCCTCATCACACTGGGTTGCATCATGATGCGGAAATGCCACAAAAACACATGCCCTGTTGGTATTGCAACTCAAGATCCAGTTCTTAGGGAGAAGTTTGCTGGTGAACCTGAACATGTCATCAACTTCTTCTTCATGCTGGCAGAGGAATTAAGGGAGATTATGTCTCAGCTTGGTTTTCGAACACTGAATGAAATGGTTGGACGTGCAGACATGCTTGAACTGGATAAAGATGTGGCAAATAACAATGAGAAGCTTAAGAATATTGATCTTTCCCTTCTACTTCGCCCTGCTGCTGACATCAGACCAGATGCTGCACAATATTGTGTGCAGAAACAGGACCATGGGTTGGACATGGCTTTAGATAACAAACTAATAGCTTTAGCAAAACCTGCCTTGGATAAAAGTGTTGCCGTATACATTGAATCTCCTATATGCAATGTAAACCGAGCAGTTGGAACCATGCTAAGCCATGAAGTGACAAAACGCTACAAAATGGCAGGACTTCCTTCAGATACAATTCATATCAAACTGAATGGAAGTGCAGGCCAGAGTCTTGGAGCTTTTCTATGTCCTGGCATCACACTGGAGCTTGAAGGAGATAGCAATGATTATGTCGGGAAGGGACTGTCAGGAGGGAGAATTATTGTATATCCCCCTAAAGGTAGCAACTTTGATCCGAAGGAAAATATTGTCATTGGCAACGTAGCGCTTTATGGGGGCACAAATGGGGAGGCTTACTTTAACGGGATGGCAGCAGAAAGATTTGCTGTTCGTAATTCTGGTGTCAAAGCTGTAGTTGAAGGTGTAGGTGATCATGGATGTGAGTACATGACTGGGGGCATTGTTGTAGTGCTAGGGAAGACCGGTAGAAATTTTGCTGCTGGCATGAGTGGGGGCATTGCCTATGTTCTTGATGTTGATTCAACTTTTAGATCTCGGTGCAATCAAGAGTTGGTAGATCTTGACCCTGTGGAAGATGAGGATGATATTTTGACGCTTAGGATGATGATACAACAGCATCAGCGTCACACAAGCAGCCAGTTAGCTAGGGATGTCCTTGCAGATTTTGACTCCCTTCTCCCGAAGTTCATCAAGGTCTTCCCTCGTGACTACAAACGCATTCTAGCAAATAAGAAAGTAGATGAAATTTCAGAGAACACAGCTGAAGTTGCAGCCAAAGAGGCTGAGGTGgaagaagaggtggagttgAAGGAGAAAGATGCTTTTGAAGAGCTTAAGAAGATGGCAGCTGCATCTATCCATGAAACTCCCCAGGTATATTTTGTGACATGTAACATCCTCATCCTGCCCTACATTCAACACACCCAAATGACCCCACAGTTGTAGAGAACACGTGTGATGGTTCGACCTATGCTTTTTTACTAGTAGAATCATCAACTGCAATGACTTAGTGTGACTACCTATGTGCTTTAGACTTGGTACCAACCATGAAGATCCATTTCTAGTTACTGCTCATTGATTATTGTTTAGGATCATGTTCATCTTCTGCTGTTGGTTATGGAATGTTTGAATCAATTTCTTGATCCAAATTTCTTGTTGGATAGGTTGAGGAAGATGAACCAGAAAAGAGGCCAACTAGGGTTCCTGATGCTGTCAAACATCGGGGTTTTGTTGCTTATGAGCGGGAGGGTGTTTCGTACAGGGATCCGACTGTCAGGATGAATGACTGGAATGAAGTTATGGAAGAATCAAAACCAGGACCATTGTTGAAAACACAGTCAGCTCGCTGTATGGATTGTGGTACTCCTTTTTGTCATCAGGTAACAAAAGTTCAGTAGTACTTTAAAGAATAATCATCTTGAGGACTAAGGACTAACTACTGTAAATTGGATCGTGTCTTGCAGGAGCACTCTGGATGCCCTCTTGGAAATAAGATACCAGAATTCAATGAATTGGTTTACCAGAACAGATGGCGAGAAGCATTGGATAGGCTTTTGGAAACTAACAACTTCCCGGAGTTCACCGGCCGTGTATGCCCTGCTCCCTGTGAAGGATCTTGTGTACTTGGTATCATAGAAAATCCCGTGTCTATCAAATCAATTGAGTGCTCTATCATAGATAAAGCTTTTGAGGAGGGGTGGATGGTTCCCCGGCCTCCTCAGACGAGAACAGGGTACATCTTTTACTTGAATACTGCACAATATATTTAGCTTTGATGAAGATGATTTTATTCTCAATTCTGGAATTTAACCCTGATTTGTTTGCCTTTCACCAATTACAGAAAAAGAGTTGCGATTGTTGGAAGTGGGCCTGCTGGTTTGGCTGCTGCTGATCAGTTAAATAAAAAGGGACACTCCGTGACAGTTTTTGAGCGTGCTGACAGAATAGGTGGTTTAATGATGTATGGCGTACCGAACATGAAGACTGACAAAATAGATGTAGTTCAGAGACGGGTTAATCTCATGGAGAAGGAAGGAGTGAAGTTTGTAGTTAATGCTAATGTAGGAAAAGATCCATTATACTCGATAGAGCAGCTTCGTGAAGAGCACGATGCAGTTGTATTGGCTGTGGGAGCCACAAAACCAAGGTGCGTAACCATGATTTCTGCAATTTATTGGATACTATCTCAATAATATAAAGAGCTTGAGTACATATTTTTAACAATGAGAACCTATTGGATAATTTTGTAGGGATCTTCCTGTTCCTGGGAGAGACCTTTCTGGAGTCCATTTTGCAATGGAGTTTCTTCATGCAAATACAAAAAGCCTGCTTGATAGCCAACTTCAGGATGGAAATTACATCTCTGCCAAGGGAAAGAAAGTAGTGGTGATTGGTGGTGGCGACACTGGCACAGACTGTATTGGGACATCTATCAGGCACGGTTGCACTAACATTGTAAATCTAGAGCTTCTCCCTAAACCACCAGCTACCAGAGCTCCAGGCAACCCTTGGCCTCAGGTTCGAACCTTCTTCTGTTTCCGCTTTTGCATAAGAGTTCTATCGTCCAATTACACACAGTTGCATCGGCATTTTTTCTGGCTTGAGTTCCATCTTCATCTATGCTTTTTCCCTCTTTCTTCATTTGTTCTGGACAACAAAATTAAAGTTGCGTCTCTTTAAAATTTGGCAGTGGCCACGGGTATTCCGTGTGGATTATGGGCATCAGGAAGCTGCTACCAAGTTTGGTAAGGACCCAAGGTCTTATGAAGTGCTGACAAAACGTTTTATTGGAGACGAGAACGGAAAACTGCAAGGACTAGAGGTTGTGCACGTCAGTTGGGAGAAGGATGCCAGTGGGAGGTTCCAATTCAAGGAAGTCGAAGGTTCGGAAGAAATTATTGAAGCTGATCTAGTCCTGCTAGCAATGGGATTCCTTGGTCCTGAAGAGGTTAGCATTATCCCTTTTCTCTTGGAGATAGTTTGACACCTCGGTAACACTAATAATTCTGTTCTAACATTTCTGGTTCTTTCTCAGACTGTCGCGGACAAGCTTGGAGTGGACAAGGACAACCGATCAAACTTCAAAGCTGATTACGGCCGCTTCTCAACAAATGTTGAAGGCGTGTTCGCTGCTGGGGATTGCCGGCGCGGGCAATCACTGGTGGTCTGGGCAATTAACGAAGGCAGGCAAGCAGCTGCACGAGTTGACCAATATCTCCTCAAAGACGAGAACGCCGACACTGATGGAAATGGACTCGCAAAGCAGCAGCAGCAGGACAACTGGAGGCAGACTGTGAGGACATAGTCTGCTTGGACATCAAGAAAGCTCTTAGTTTGGAGCTGTCGCCGATGATCTGAACCCACCAGAACAGACGCCGTGGAACGACGGATAGAGGTTTTGGAGGGCAGGAGGTGGGATTTTTAGAGGTCTTgtgttttatgattttgaaaaGTATTATTGTTGGTGTTGAAAGTGCTGGCAAACTAAATAAACAATAATGTACAGGTTGTCTGTTCTGTGGTTATCAGTAATCTATCATCAGTGCTGTAGGAATTTCTACATCACTTGACTATCGTTTTGTTTTTGAGAAGAAATTATTTAGATGATCAGACATTGAAGCGTATTGCTCCTAGACTTATAAGTCATTACCATAATTTACATCTTTATAGTATTTGTCTAATTTATAATCTTTATTCTTAGTTTCCTACCATGACCACTTCTTAAAATTACTCCCctccttaaattttgtcatatttttcctcatcttaaattttgtcatattttttcattttcgtccgtttcataatatttgtcacatttcactttttattgttttagatgtagacccatattccactaactcattccaactcatattttattataaaactacttcatccgtccaccatttaaagagcttttttgccattttggtttgTTCACGATTTATAGaactatttaatttattccacttttagtatGTAAACCCCACATTCCACAAACTTTTTACATTCACAattcaatataaaactaatattttaaatgagTCTCACGTTCCACTCACTTTCtccttttacttttcttcacaaagttagacaatttcttaaaactcgtgacgAGTCAAAATGACtttttaaatggtggacggagggagtaatatataagaATAtgactcattcttcactaattttttcaactcatttttcattacatttcttaaaattcgtgtacggtcaaagtgtgacaaaatttaaagagaggaagaagtattttattagtatttcttttttcgagCCCAAGCATGAATTCTTAATTAATAagtaaaaaatggaaaaatcaaTTGACACATGTCAAGTATTTTAAACTTGAATTCTTAATTTATAATACACCAACTAGATCTAGGTTCGCGTGCATTATTTAATAATCAACCGTAATTTAAAACTTTAGATTGATTGAATCCAACAAAAAACTTCACGAGAGTCGAACATCACTGGGCagaattttatttcgataatCCAAAAGTATTAATCAGTTTAATCCAACTTGCATCGactctaagagcatccccattcgtgttcttgccaacgagcacggatgtgggcacGGATCCGCTTTTACTCCCTGtgcttaggcaagagcacaacacccacatccgtgctcttccgcaaggacaagctcaagggtctcactattctattattcaatttaaataaaaaaaatttcacaaaattaaaatgcattaaaaatatccggaatactattacaaatttaaaaaaattaaaaattatataattaaaatcctattTAAATTTAGTTCCAAATTTTATTTGATGTGCGTGCAGAATTCGAGTTCCTATTTCCTGGAGGCATGGAATTAGTAAGCGGTGCGCTCCTTGTTTATATATATGCACTACTATTTCAGGTTTTAATTTTAACGAAACTTTCgtgattttttattcaaatatatagtactatgtAAAAGGATTATATCATGCTTCATATTTCATTAcatatcatttatttatttataatattataaaacaatTATGTGATCGTATCGATTGGAGTTCATAATTTATCGTGTTACATGAATGTTATGGACTCAATTCCCATATTAGTtgtgtggggtatatagactaaatgagatTTCTCTCCTAACAAGCTAGTATTTTGGGATGAGTTATCCCGTTTGGTttgtatcaattggtgctttcattgagagtccaaacggctcggagtggtggccgggcaacgaactcgtcgtgaccaacgagtacgtttgggaccgctcggagtggtgacccacggagtggtggccgggcaaagaatccgccgtgaccaacatggccgtgaccaacgagaactcggagtggtggcctggcaaagaaccagccgtgaccaacatggccgtgaccaacgaggacgttgacCCTTAAAGaagggtcgaatgttacggactcaattcccacatcaacaactgatgtggggtatatagactaaatggacTCGTACGAcaccaattgatacagaccaaacggaagaactcatcccaaaagactagcctgttaggggagagagcccatttagtctatataccccacatcagttgttctcacaaccaatgtgggaattgagtccgtaacattcgggagaactcatcccaaaagactagcatgttaggagagagagctcatttagtctatataccccacataagttgttctcacaaccgatgtgggaattgagtccgtaacattcgaccctcctttaagggccaacgtcctcgttggtcacgactggttctttgccaggccaccactccgagttctcgttggtcccggccaccactccgtgggtcaccacCAGGGGCGGATTTACATGGGACAAAagaggggcaattgccccacctCATGTTTTCCATATCATGTATTTATATacctattttaaattaatttattttaatcttCTACTAAATGCCCCTCCTCATGATTTTAAAATTCCTTCTTATCTAAATTTGCCCCCTTTCCTATAAATTTCTAGCTCCGCCCCTGGTCACCACTTCGAGCGGTCCCAAACGTACTCGTtacccggccaccactccgagccgtttgggctctcaatgaaagcaccaattgatacagaccaaacgggataactcatcccaaaagactagcctgttaggagagagagcccaTTTAGTCTATAAACCCACATCAGTtattctcacaaccgatgtgggaattgagtcagTAACATTGAACGTAATATTTTCTTTGTTCGTTATAAATGTAGAGAGAAACTTGTACAAGCAGTAATATTCAACAAtgatgaatttatttatttaatgctTTTCACCTATGCAGAATTGATCATCTTGCTACCAAGGGTTATCCTTTTTCCTGTTGCTATGTGGCTTTTGATCAAGAAATTTCGGAGAAGGCATATGTCCATGTATACAAGAATAGAAAGCTTCTTACGAAGGGACAACCAACTTCACACCAATTAGATATTCATATTCAGACATTAAGAAGATGACCGGGAGCTTTCAAGACAAACTAGGTGAAGGTGGCTACGGTTCTGTCTATAAAGGGAAGCTCTGAAGTAGCAATCAAGTTACTTGGCTAATCTGGAGGAAGGACAAGACTTCATGAATGAAATTGCAACCATTGGAAGGATCCACCATGTCAACGTGGTGAAACTCGTTGGATACTGTGCACACGTCTCCAAGCGTGCACTTATCTATGATTACATGCCCAACTGTTCCCTTGAAAAATATCTTTTCAATAGAGACAAAACGATCTCATTGAGTTGGGATACGAAGTTTGAGATTACAGTTGGTGTTGCTCGTGGGATCGAGTATCTGCACCGAGGGTGTGATGTTCAGATCCTGCATTTTGATATCAAGCCTCATAACATACTTCTTGATGATAACTTCATCCCAGAAATATCATATTTTGGGCTAGCAAAGTTTTTCCCAACGGATAAAACCACTGTGACTATGACTGCTGCTAGAGGAACCATAGGATACGTTGCCCCTGAACTGATTAGCAGAAGTATTGGAGCAGTCTCTTACAAGGCTGATGTTTATAGTGTCGGGATGTTGTTAATGGAAATGGTGAGTTTGAAGAAAGACTTGATTGGGAACAATGACAATTCGAGTCAATATTTTCCGTATTGGATATATGACTACTTCAACCAAGGGAAGGACATTGAAGTTGTGAATGATGGTGATGATGAAAACCATGATGATAGTTGGAGGAAATACGGTCGGAAGATGAAAATAGTTGCATTATGGTGCATACAGATGAATCTAGATGACCGTCCATCAATGTACAAAGTGTTAGAAATGTTGGAAGGTGATGTTGAACGTCTAAAGATTCCTGAGTATCCTTCTCAATCTATTCAAACCGCTGTAGTAGATCAAACATGTTCCACTGATTCAGTATCGTTGCTGGAACATGATGATTCTTCACCCAATGTTGAGATTATAGTTGAAAAATTGCATAGCATGCCATATAGTTGTAAATCGCCTAAATATTGTAAAATGTTATAGCATTTAGGTTTATGTGTGTGTGCCCCATGCTCTAATAAATTGAGTTTACTCAAATGTGTTTGATGCCTTAGATTTATAACTTTGGGTTGTGATTTGTGATGTTAGCATATGGGCCTCGGCCCAAAACAATATTTTTTGTTAATGGATTGTCATTGAGccacaaattaaaattataagaacCAAATTATGTTGTAAATGGATCAAAGTTCATTATCCTAAGGTATAAAATTCCTCTGCTATTTATTATGACCGTCTGAATTTATGTCAACTTTTTGACATGGTACGTAGGGAAGTACTTATATTGTTTACATAATATAAACTTCATGTATCTTAATTTATCAGATAgtttttttatatgtatatacgTATGGTAAAAAAAATGGGATTAATGAAGACCTGCCAATATTTTCTTGCACCCATACTGGATATATGATTGTTTTGAGCAAGATAAGGATATTGAAATTGAAGAAGCGGAATGTGATTATGAGAATGCGAGTAGAAAGAGTATCGTTAAAAAGATGATCATAGTTGCATTGTGGTGCATACTGATGAGTCCAGATGATCGTCCATCAATGAATAAGGTGTTGGAGATGCTGGAAGGTGATGTTGAACGTTTGCAAATTCCTTCTCAATCGACTCAAATTGGAGTGGGTTTTGATCAGATCGAAATTACATCTTCCTCTGATTCTGTTTCCTTATTTAATAATGAGGATGCTTCAATATGTGTCCAGACGCATGTGTGAAAACAAATTTAGGCGTCTTTAATTATAGTACTTCACTTATAttagtttttgtttaattttatttatcgaATCTCATTCGTTAACTTTCATGTTAGCTGAGAATCTCTATATAAGTATGTGTTACTGTAGTTTTTTATTCTTAATAAATTTGTAGTTGTTTAAAATTAGAATAGGAGAAAATATTCTTATACTACTCGCTAGCCCACGGTATCAAATTCTAGATACACCTGTACTTATGAATCTGGTCGTGTTATATTTGATGTAAGGGAATTGAAATGTTCAACTATTGATAGACCTCAGCTAAACATGCAGAGGAGGAGGCTGTTTCTATATATTTAAGTCAAGCAAACAGATGAAAAAAATTTATACATATAATATTAACTTTTTTATGTACACTAACtaatattttatactatatgTTATTATATTcgctaaattttaatattatattttatcatttactaaatttaatactatatttttattatatatttaattatatacatttaTAACAGTAAAACGGTTCAACCAGTGGTTCAGTCGGTCGGACCAGTTGAACCATGAGCCCATAGCTCTGCCGATTTGCATACAGGTCCGGTTTTAAAAACATTGGCCATATAGGATTAGATCTGGATGAAATTGATTTTTGtgagaaattgactacaaatTTAATGTTAATGcattttttcaccattttcaaagTTAATAAAAGATCTGAATCACTACCAAAAAAAACGCTCATTATTGACGAAATTAGTGACGACGATCGACAGCTCAAGAACTTGTGATGGATAAATGACTTGAAAGCGTCAGTCACTAATTAGCGACGGATAAGTACGTCACTAACACGAAAACTTACCATGTCAGCTGCCTACATTTTCCGTCATTGAGTGGGTTAGTAACTGTAGTGACggacaaatccgtcactaaaaTTTTTTCGGGACAAGTTTTTTAATGACGGATCCCAGTACTGTTTCTGTAACTAACTGTGTTAACTGAAGAAATTTCGCTGATAGTGACGGAAAATATCCATCACTAAATAGCGAGTTTTTTGCGAGTTTTTAAAAGTGAATTAACTAAAAGTTGTGTATTTCACATGGATATTATATGCAATAAATTGAGTTTAATAGATGATTATCTGGTTCTAGATTACTTCTTTGGGTTGTGATTTGAGATGGTAATGCATGGGCCTCGGGCCTCATTAGAGCCTATTGGATTGATAGAATATCACGTGGTCAAAGCTCATTAGCCACGTTGGGTCTTCATTTTCAGTTGACCGAAAGAGAGTAAAAATGTTCAATTATTCGCCTGATACAAGATATTGACCTAGAGATATTTGATATAGTTGTGTCACTATCCttgaaaataaagataaatactccttccgtccatgaaatattatccagtttttccattttagtccgtccgtaaaatgttgtccactttgcttttatttcttttttggtaTATGAATCCACTTTCCACTAAGTTATTAccctcacattctattataaaattaatatataaatgtggggcctacattccactaatttttcttcacatttcttaaaattcgtgtcgaaTCAAATATCGATAACATTTtgtgaacggagggagtaatactaaGTCAGAGAAAgagattaaaatattatattcaaGTACTAATAGAACTTTGAACTCTTGTTTGGCTCAAAAACATTAGTTGAAAGCAATGGT carries:
- the LOC121782410 gene encoding glutamate synthase 1 [NADH], chloroplastic-like isoform X1; translation: MSAVSGSGVHVRGGGGGLVRPACAAGHQLNAVAALSRRGRAPRAFASKQRLVSLENRFVHGTKVRSGAGMERVQLWQTDGPGRAPKLRFVVKNSMSQVPEKPLGLYDPAFDKDSCGVGFVAELSGEGSRKTVTDAIEMLVRMTHRGACGCEANTGDGAGILVGLPHEFYKEAAKDAGFELPPPGEYAVGMFFLPISDSRREQSKIVFTKVAESLGHSVLGWRLVPTDNSGLGKSALQTEPVMEQVFLTATPRSKADIEQQLYILRRVSMVAIRAALNLQHGGVKDFYICSLSSRTVVYKGQLKPDQLKDYYYADLGSERFTSYMALVHSRFSTNTFPSWDRAQPMRVLGHNGEINTLRGNVNWMKAREGLLKCKELGLSKTEMKKLLPIVDASSSDSGAFDGVLELLVRAGRSLPEAMMMMIPEAWQNDKNMDPDRRALYEYFSALMEPWDGPALISFTDGHYLGATLDRNGLRPGRFYVTHSGRVIMASEVGVVDIPAEDVARKGRLNPGMMLLVDFEKHVVVDDEALKQQYSLARPYGEWLKRQKLQLKDIVESVRESDRIPPTIAGALPASSDDEDMENMGMHGILSPLKAFGYTIEALEMLLLPMAKDGTEALGSMGNDAPLAVMSNREKLTFEYFKQMFAQVTNPPIDPIREKIVTSTECMIGPEGDLTEITEQQCHRLSLKGPLLTIEEMEAMKKMNYRGWKSKVLDITYSKDCGRKGLEETLDRICDEAHDAIKEGYTTLVLSDRAFSPKRVAVSSLLAVGAVHHHLVKKLERTRVALIIESAEPREVHHFCTLVGFGADAICPYLAVEAIWRLQVDGKIPPKSTGEFHSKDELVKKYFKASNYGMMKVLAKMGISTLASYKGAQIFEAVGLSSEVMERCFIGTPSRVEGATFEALALDALQLHELAFPTRSLPLGSAEAVALPNPGDYHWRKGGEIHLNDPLAISKLQEATRSNSVAAYKEYSKRVQELNKSCNLRGLLKFKEAEVKVPLEEVEPVSEIVKRFCTGAMSYGSISLEAHTTLAKAMNQIGGKSNTGEGGEEPSRMEPLADGSRNPKRSAIKQVASGRFGVSSYYLTNADELQIKMAQGAKPGEGGELPGHKVIGDIAITRNSTAGVGLISPPPHHDIYSIEDLAQLIHDLKNANPDARISVKLVSEAGVGVIASGVVKGHADHVLISGHDGGTGASRWTGIKSAGVPWELGLAETHQTLVANDLRGRTVLQTDGQLKTGRDVAVAALLGAEEFGFSTAPLITLGCIMMRKCHKNTCPVGIATQDPVLREKFAGEPEHVINFFFMLAEELREIMSQLGFRTLNEMVGRADMLELDKDVANNNEKLKNIDLSLLLRPAADIRPDAAQYCVQKQDHGLDMALDNKLIALAKPALDKSVAVYIESPICNVNRAVGTMLSHEVTKRYKMAGLPSDTIHIKLNGSAGQSLGAFLCPGITLELEGDSNDYVGKGLSGGRIIVYPPKGSNFDPKENIVIGNVALYGGTNGEAYFNGMAAERFAVRNSGVKAVVEGVGDHGCEYMTGGIVVVLGKTGRNFAAGMSGGIAYVLDVDSTFRSRCNQELVDLDPVEDEDDILTLRMMIQQHQRHTSSQLARDVLADFDSLLPKFIKVFPRDYKRILANKKVDEISENTAEVAAKEAEVEEEVELKEKDAFEELKKMAAASIHETPQVEEDEPEKRPTRVPDAVKHRGFVAYEREGVSYRDPTVRMNDWNEVMEESKPGPLLKTQSARCMDCGTPFCHQEHSGCPLGNKIPEFNELVYQNRWREALDRLLETNNFPEFTGRVCPAPCEGSCVLGIIENPVSIKSIECSIIDKAFEEGWMVPRPPQTRTGKRVAIVGSGPAGLAAADQLNKKGHSVTVFERADRIGGLMMYGVPNMKTDKIDVVQRRVNLMEKEGVKFVVNANVGKDPLYSIEQLREEHDAVVLAVGATKPRDLPVPGRDLSGVHFAMEFLHANTKSLLDSQLQDGNYISAKGKKVVVIGGGDTGTDCIGTSIRHGCTNIVNLELLPKPPATRAPGNPWPQWPRVFRVDYGHQEAATKFGKDPRSYEVLTKRFIGDENGKLQGLEVVHVSWEKDASGRFQFKEVEGSEEIIEADLVLLAMGFLGPEETVADKLGVDKDNRSNFKADYGRFSTNVEGVFAAGDCRRGQSLVVWAINEGRQAAARVDQYLLKDENADTDGNGLAKQQQQDNWRQTVRT